From a single Alkalihalophilus pseudofirmus genomic region:
- the truB gene encoding tRNA pseudouridine(55) synthase TruB, with protein MEGILPLLKPAGMTSHDCVMKIRRLYQTKKVGHTGTLDPDVVGVLPICIGKATKVAQYMSDYSKTYVGEVTIGFSTTTEDASGEVVETKGVNKPWSKEDIIALLNSFKGEITQIPPMYSAVKVNGKKLYEYARANQTVERPTRKVRIHRLELTSDLTLNETSNTFSFSFEVECSKGTYVRTLAVDLGKALGFPAHMSHLKRTASGPFTTEVCTSLSELEEMEGVDERVKVLRPLDEAIAHLPMLIVDNEVEQLIKYGSVLSEEKGLDEMRFTVYNGQGECLAIYQKHPTKPGLIKPEKMIWTS; from the coding sequence ATTGAAGGAATTTTACCGTTATTAAAACCTGCAGGGATGACTTCTCATGATTGCGTCATGAAAATCCGCAGACTGTATCAAACAAAAAAAGTAGGCCATACAGGAACACTTGATCCAGATGTCGTAGGGGTCCTCCCTATTTGTATCGGCAAGGCGACAAAGGTGGCTCAATACATGTCCGATTACTCTAAAACGTATGTAGGAGAAGTAACCATTGGTTTTTCGACGACTACAGAAGATGCAAGCGGAGAAGTAGTTGAGACAAAGGGTGTTAATAAGCCTTGGTCTAAAGAGGACATCATCGCCTTATTAAACTCCTTTAAAGGAGAGATTACTCAAATCCCTCCGATGTATTCAGCGGTTAAAGTTAATGGTAAGAAATTGTATGAATACGCAAGAGCTAATCAAACGGTTGAACGGCCAACAAGGAAGGTCAGGATTCATCGATTAGAGTTAACTAGCGATCTAACCTTAAATGAAACATCAAACACATTTTCTTTTTCTTTTGAAGTGGAATGCAGTAAAGGGACGTATGTACGAACACTTGCAGTTGATTTGGGAAAAGCTTTGGGATTTCCTGCGCATATGTCCCATCTAAAGCGGACAGCTTCTGGACCCTTCACAACGGAGGTATGCACCTCTCTTTCCGAGCTTGAAGAAATGGAGGGCGTAGATGAACGTGTAAAAGTTTTAAGGCCGTTAGATGAAGCAATAGCTCATCTCCCTATGCTCATTGTAGATAACGAGGTAGAACAGCTGATAAAATACGGATCAGTTTTATCAGAAGAAAAAGGGTTAGATGAAATGCGGTTTACCGTATATAATGGACAAGGGGAATGCTTAGCCATTTATCAAAAGCATCCTACTAAGCCTGGATTAATTAAGCCGGAAAAAATGATCTGGACAAGTTAG
- a CDS encoding DUF503 domain-containing protein has translation MIIGSVRCELLIYDVHSLKEKRSVLKSLQTRLKQRFNLAVAETNFQDVWQRAELSIVTVSNQKVICERELERALKFIDIESEAERTLTTYEWL, from the coding sequence ATGATCATCGGTTCAGTCCGTTGCGAGCTTCTAATTTACGACGTGCATTCACTTAAAGAAAAACGTTCTGTGCTAAAAAGTCTTCAAACTAGATTAAAGCAGCGTTTCAACCTAGCAGTAGCAGAAACCAATTTTCAAGATGTATGGCAGCGTGCAGAGCTCTCGATAGTGACTGTTTCAAATCAGAAAGTGATTTGTGAGCGAGAGCTCGAGCGGGCACTTAAATTCATTGATATTGAATCAGAGGCTGAGCGCACGCTGACAACATATGAGTGGTTATAA
- the infB gene encoding translation initiation factor IF-2 produces the protein MSKMRIYEYAKEKNVPSKDVIEKLKSMDVSVSNHMSYIDDAAIAKLEGKPAPAKTEAKKEKPAKPAGKQQGKATNHMNNNNNNKKKGNNRPNQQQNRGKQQNKRHDKPRQEPPKPKPLPEKITFVESLSVAELAKALGKEPSELIKKLMALGVMATINQELDKDTIELIAGDYGVAVEEEIVVDKIDLDSYVEEEKEEDLKERPPVVTIMGHVDHGKTTLLDSIRNTKVTAGEAGGITQHIGAYQIETDGKPITFLDTPGHAAFTTMRARGAQVTDITILVVAADDGVMPQTKEAISHAKAAGVPIIVAVNKMDKEAANPDRVMQELTEYELVPEAWGGDTIFVNVSALNGQGIDELLEMVLLVAEVAELKANPDRMARGTVVEAELDKGRGAVATLLVQNGTLNVGDPIVVGNSFGRVRAMVNDLGRRVKTAGPSAPVEITGLNEVPQAGDQFQVFEDEKTARQIGEARMSRQREENRAENSKVSLDDLFNQIQQGEVKDINIIIKADVQGSVEAMRGSLEKIDVEGVKVNIIHTGVGAITESDIILASASNAIVIGFNVRPDGGAKRTAEVEKVDIRLHRVIYNAIDEIESAMKGMLDPEFEEKVIGQVEIRTTFKVSKVGTIAGAYVTEGKISRDSTVRLIRDGIVIYEGAINALKRFKDDAKEVAAGYECGITLEKFNDIKEGDVIEAYVMEEIERK, from the coding sequence ATGAGCAAAATGAGAATATATGAATACGCAAAAGAGAAGAACGTTCCTAGTAAAGATGTCATTGAGAAGTTGAAATCAATGGATGTATCTGTTTCGAATCATATGTCCTACATTGATGATGCGGCTATTGCTAAATTAGAAGGCAAGCCGGCTCCTGCGAAGACTGAAGCAAAAAAAGAAAAGCCTGCAAAACCAGCAGGTAAGCAACAAGGGAAGGCTACTAATCATATGAATAATAATAACAACAACAAGAAAAAAGGCAATAACAGACCTAATCAGCAGCAAAATCGCGGTAAGCAGCAAAATAAGCGTCATGACAAACCACGTCAAGAGCCGCCAAAGCCAAAACCATTACCAGAGAAGATTACTTTTGTTGAATCATTATCAGTTGCAGAGCTTGCTAAAGCATTAGGCAAAGAGCCTTCTGAGCTGATCAAAAAACTGATGGCGCTTGGTGTGATGGCAACGATTAACCAAGAGCTTGATAAAGATACAATCGAGCTGATCGCGGGTGATTACGGAGTAGCGGTTGAAGAAGAGATTGTTGTAGATAAAATTGACCTTGATAGTTATGTGGAAGAAGAAAAAGAGGAAGACTTAAAAGAGCGTCCTCCAGTTGTTACAATCATGGGTCACGTTGACCATGGTAAAACAACCTTGCTTGACTCTATCCGCAACACAAAAGTAACAGCAGGGGAAGCTGGCGGGATTACTCAGCATATCGGTGCCTATCAAATTGAAACAGACGGCAAACCGATTACATTCCTTGATACTCCAGGTCACGCAGCATTTACAACAATGCGTGCGCGTGGAGCTCAAGTAACAGATATTACGATTCTTGTCGTAGCGGCAGATGACGGCGTAATGCCGCAAACAAAAGAAGCAATCAGCCATGCCAAGGCTGCTGGTGTGCCAATCATTGTTGCTGTGAATAAAATGGATAAGGAAGCCGCTAATCCAGACCGTGTAATGCAAGAATTAACAGAGTATGAACTTGTTCCTGAAGCTTGGGGCGGAGATACGATTTTCGTTAATGTTTCAGCATTAAATGGTCAGGGTATTGATGAACTATTAGAAATGGTCCTTCTAGTAGCAGAAGTTGCTGAATTAAAAGCGAACCCAGACAGAATGGCTCGTGGAACTGTTGTTGAAGCTGAGCTTGATAAAGGCCGCGGTGCAGTAGCTACTTTATTAGTACAAAATGGCACGCTAAATGTTGGTGATCCAATTGTAGTAGGGAACTCATTTGGACGTGTTCGTGCAATGGTTAACGATTTAGGACGTCGCGTGAAAACTGCAGGACCTTCTGCTCCAGTTGAAATTACTGGACTTAATGAAGTTCCACAAGCTGGTGATCAGTTCCAAGTATTTGAAGATGAAAAAACTGCTCGCCAAATTGGTGAAGCACGTATGAGCCGTCAACGCGAAGAAAACCGCGCTGAGAACTCTAAAGTCAGCCTTGATGACTTATTTAATCAAATTCAGCAAGGTGAAGTAAAAGATATTAATATCATTATTAAAGCGGACGTTCAAGGTTCGGTTGAAGCGATGCGCGGTTCATTAGAGAAAATCGACGTAGAAGGTGTTAAAGTAAATATTATCCATACGGGTGTAGGTGCCATTACAGAATCTGATATTATTCTTGCATCAGCATCAAATGCGATTGTTATTGGCTTTAATGTACGTCCTGATGGAGGAGCTAAGCGTACTGCTGAAGTTGAAAAAGTAGATATCCGCTTACACCGTGTTATCTATAATGCAATCGATGAAATTGAATCAGCGATGAAAGGAATGCTTGATCCTGAGTTTGAAGAAAAAGTCATTGGTCAAGTTGAAATCCGTACAACGTTTAAAGTATCTAAAGTGGGTACAATCGCTGGAGCTTATGTTACAGAAGGTAAAATTTCACGCGATTCAACTGTACGTTTAATTCGTGATGGGATTGTCATCTATGAAGGAGCTATTAATGCGCTTAAACGTTTCAAAGATGATGCAAAAGAAGTAGCAGCCGGTTACGAGTGCGGTATTACTCTAGAGAAGTTTAATGACATCAAAGAAGGCGATGTGATTGAGGCTTACGTTATGGAGGAAATCGAACGTAAATGA
- the rnpM gene encoding RNase P modulator RnpM → MKQRKVPLRKCIVTQEMRPKSELVRIVRTPEGEVELDLTGKKNGRGAYLSNSEECFLEAKKKDSLSRHLQVKLTEEQYDQLEIERKKGRK, encoded by the coding sequence ATGAAACAGCGCAAAGTTCCTCTCAGAAAATGCATTGTTACTCAAGAAATGAGACCGAAGTCCGAACTTGTTCGGATTGTGCGTACGCCTGAAGGTGAGGTTGAGCTTGATCTTACAGGGAAGAAAAATGGGCGAGGCGCTTATCTCAGTAACAGTGAAGAATGCTTTTTGGAAGCTAAAAAGAAAGACAGCTTATCTAGACACCTTCAAGTGAAACTTACCGAAGAACAGTACGATCAGCTAGAAATTGAGCGTAAAAAGGGGCGTAAGTAG
- the pnp gene encoding polyribonucleotide nucleotidyltransferase has product MEQERQIFSIDWAGRELTVETGQFAKQANGAVLVRYGDTAVLSTVTASKEPKNLNFFPLTVNYEERLYAAGKIPGGFIKREGRPSEKAILASRLIDRPIRPLFPDGFRNEVQVISIVMSVDQNCSSEMAAMIGSSLALSISDIPFDGPIAGVTVGRKDGELIINPTTEQLEESDIDLVVAGTKDAINMVEAGADEVPEETMLEAIMYGHDEIKRLVAFQEEVVQAAGKEKKEIQLKQVDAELESAVRNLAEADLKKAVQVQEKHERQAAIDAVMKPIIEKYEEEQEELVGDVREVLQKVVKEEVRRLITVEKVRPDGRAIDEIRPLASQVDLLPRTHGSGLFTRGQTQALSICTLGALGDVQILDGLGIEESKRFMHHYNFPQFSVGETGPIRGPGRREIGHGALGERALEPIIPSENDFPYTIRLVSEVLESNGSTSQASICASTLAMMDAGVPIKAPVAGIAMGLVKQDEHLTVLTDIQGMEDALGDMDFKVAGTKEGVTALQMDIKISGINREVLEQALEQAKRGRMVILDNMLSAISESRSELSEYAPKIMTMHVNPDKIRDVIGPSGKMINKIIEETGVKIDIEQDGTVYISSVDSKMNEQARKIIEDIVREVEVGQTYLGKVKRIEKFGAFVELFKGKDGLVHISQLAEERINKVEDVVSIGDEILVRVTEIDNQGRVNLSRKVILKEEKEKQEQAGK; this is encoded by the coding sequence ATGGAACAAGAAAGACAAATTTTTTCAATTGACTGGGCAGGCCGTGAACTAACGGTAGAAACAGGTCAATTTGCTAAACAAGCAAATGGAGCAGTACTTGTTCGTTATGGTGATACAGCTGTATTATCAACAGTAACCGCTTCAAAAGAGCCAAAAAACTTAAACTTCTTTCCGCTTACTGTAAACTACGAAGAGCGTTTATATGCAGCAGGAAAAATCCCAGGAGGCTTTATTAAGCGTGAAGGCCGTCCTAGTGAAAAAGCGATCTTAGCGAGCCGCCTAATTGATCGACCAATCCGCCCTCTTTTCCCTGATGGCTTCCGTAACGAAGTTCAGGTAATCAGTATTGTTATGAGTGTGGATCAAAACTGTTCCTCTGAAATGGCTGCGATGATCGGTTCATCTTTAGCATTATCGATCTCAGACATTCCATTTGATGGACCAATTGCTGGTGTTACGGTTGGCCGTAAAGATGGCGAACTGATCATTAACCCAACAACTGAACAGCTAGAAGAAAGTGATATTGATCTAGTAGTAGCGGGTACAAAAGATGCAATTAACATGGTTGAAGCAGGGGCCGATGAGGTGCCTGAAGAAACGATGCTTGAAGCGATTATGTACGGTCACGATGAAATTAAACGCTTAGTGGCTTTCCAGGAAGAAGTAGTACAAGCTGCAGGAAAAGAGAAAAAAGAAATCCAGCTTAAACAAGTTGATGCTGAGCTTGAGTCTGCTGTTCGCAATTTAGCTGAAGCAGATCTTAAAAAAGCGGTTCAAGTCCAAGAAAAGCATGAACGTCAAGCAGCGATTGATGCTGTGATGAAGCCTATTATTGAGAAGTATGAAGAAGAGCAAGAAGAGCTTGTAGGCGATGTGCGAGAAGTTCTTCAAAAAGTAGTAAAAGAAGAAGTACGCCGTTTAATTACGGTTGAAAAAGTGCGTCCTGATGGCCGTGCGATTGATGAGATTCGTCCCCTAGCTTCACAAGTTGATCTATTGCCTCGTACACATGGATCAGGTCTTTTTACAAGAGGACAAACTCAAGCGTTAAGCATTTGTACACTAGGAGCACTTGGCGATGTGCAGATTCTTGATGGACTTGGTATTGAAGAGTCTAAACGCTTTATGCACCATTACAACTTCCCGCAATTTAGTGTAGGGGAAACAGGACCGATCCGTGGACCGGGCCGTCGTGAAATTGGTCATGGTGCTTTAGGTGAACGTGCCCTTGAACCGATCATTCCAAGTGAAAATGACTTCCCATACACAATCCGTCTTGTGTCAGAAGTTCTTGAATCAAATGGTTCAACTTCTCAAGCAAGTATTTGTGCAAGTACTTTAGCAATGATGGATGCTGGTGTACCTATTAAAGCACCGGTAGCAGGTATTGCGATGGGTCTTGTAAAACAAGATGAGCATCTAACGGTATTAACAGATATTCAAGGTATGGAAGATGCGCTTGGAGATATGGACTTTAAAGTAGCAGGTACTAAAGAGGGTGTAACTGCTCTGCAAATGGACATAAAGATCTCTGGTATTAACCGTGAAGTTCTTGAGCAGGCTCTTGAACAGGCTAAGCGCGGCCGTATGGTTATTTTAGATAATATGCTATCTGCAATCAGCGAATCTCGTAGTGAATTATCTGAGTATGCTCCTAAAATTATGACTATGCATGTGAATCCAGATAAGATTCGCGATGTTATTGGACCAAGCGGTAAGATGATCAACAAGATTATTGAAGAAACTGGTGTCAAAATTGATATCGAACAAGATGGTACAGTTTACATCTCTTCAGTAGACAGTAAAATGAACGAACAAGCTCGTAAAATTATCGAAGACATTGTTCGTGAAGTTGAAGTTGGTCAAACGTACCTTGGTAAAGTAAAACGTATTGAGAAGTTTGGAGCGTTTGTCGAGCTATTTAAAGGGAAAGATGGCCTTGTTCATATTTCTCAACTAGCTGAGGAACGTATTAATAAAGTAGAAGATGTCGTAAGTATTGGCGATGAGATTTTAGTTCGTGTAACTGAAATTGATAACCAAGGACGAGTGAACCTGTCTCGTAAAGTCATCTTAAAAGAAGAGAAAGAAAAACAAGAACAAGCAGGAAAATAA
- the ribF gene encoding bifunctional riboflavin kinase/FAD synthetase, which yields MDTIYLHHPIEANTLKKRPIVLALGYFDGVHIGHKKVIETACRQAAKLGVEAAVMTFHPHPKEVLRKEAHPMPYLTPLPLKEKKIAELGVDTLYVVNFTKEFASLTPQQFVDDYIISLDAVHVVAGFDFTYGSLGKGTMETLVFHSRNKFDQTTVSKVEQGDIKISSTKIRELIEEGSVEKIPAYLGEPYYVLGKVVDGDKRGRTIGFPTANVAAIDRMKIPKTGVYAVRFQVKGNWYNGVCNIGYKPTFNQEKKEPTIEVNIFDFNQEIYGEQAVVVFERRIRAEKKFNEINELISQINKDKEEAIEYFAEKSC from the coding sequence ATGGATACGATTTATTTGCATCACCCAATTGAAGCGAATACCTTAAAAAAACGTCCAATTGTATTAGCACTTGGATATTTTGATGGGGTTCATATTGGACATAAAAAAGTAATTGAAACTGCCTGCAGGCAAGCAGCTAAGCTGGGTGTGGAAGCAGCTGTTATGACCTTCCATCCACATCCAAAAGAGGTGCTGCGAAAAGAAGCACACCCTATGCCTTACCTCACTCCGCTTCCTTTAAAGGAAAAGAAAATTGCTGAGCTTGGTGTGGATACGCTTTATGTCGTTAACTTTACTAAAGAGTTTGCGTCTTTAACGCCTCAACAATTTGTTGATGATTATATTATTTCACTAGATGCTGTACATGTAGTAGCTGGCTTTGACTTTACATATGGTTCTCTTGGCAAAGGGACGATGGAAACCTTAGTCTTTCATTCTAGAAATAAATTTGACCAAACCACTGTCAGCAAAGTAGAACAAGGCGACATCAAAATCAGTTCTACAAAGATTAGGGAGCTGATTGAGGAGGGCAGTGTAGAGAAGATTCCTGCTTATCTAGGAGAGCCTTACTACGTGTTAGGAAAAGTAGTCGATGGTGATAAGCGCGGCCGCACCATTGGTTTCCCAACGGCTAATGTAGCGGCAATTGACCGGATGAAGATACCTAAAACCGGGGTATATGCCGTACGTTTTCAAGTAAAGGGGAATTGGTACAACGGAGTATGTAATATTGGCTATAAGCCTACGTTTAATCAAGAGAAGAAGGAGCCAACGATCGAAGTAAATATTTTTGATTTCAACCAAGAAATTTACGGGGAACAGGCTGTGGTCGTTTTTGAACGCAGAATAAGGGCTGAGAAAAAATTTAATGAGATCAATGAATTGATCTCACAGATTAATAAAGATAAAGAAGAAGCGATTGAATATTTTGCTGAAAAAAGCTGTTAA
- the nusA gene encoding transcription termination factor NusA translates to MNSEFMDALTTLEKEKGISKEVIIEAIEAALISGYKRNFSQAQNVRVDVNRDNGSIRVFARKTIVEEVFDARLEISLDEAKSINPNYEVDDVVEIEVTPKDFGRIAAQTAKQVVTQRVREAERGIIYSDFIDREEDIMTGIVQRQDHRFIYVDLGKVEALLPLNEQMPNETYKHNDRIKAFITKVEKTTKGPQILISRTHPGLLKRLFELEVPEIYDGTVEIKSVSREAGDRSKIAVHAENPEVDPVGSCVGPRGQRVQTIVDELKGEKIDIVRWSEDPVEYVANALSPSKVVKVNVNEEEKMTQVIVPDYQLSLAIGKRGQNARLAAKLTGWKIDIKSESEARELGLLNEEDNSASEYEDPASEEAFVPDVEDYNEE, encoded by the coding sequence ATGAATAGTGAATTTATGGATGCGTTAACGACATTAGAGAAAGAAAAAGGTATAAGTAAGGAAGTTATTATTGAGGCGATTGAGGCTGCACTTATTTCAGGATACAAACGTAATTTCAGCCAGGCACAAAATGTTCGCGTGGACGTCAACCGGGATAACGGAAGTATCCGTGTATTTGCACGCAAAACGATTGTGGAGGAAGTCTTTGATGCACGTCTTGAAATCTCATTAGACGAGGCTAAATCAATCAACCCTAATTACGAAGTAGATGATGTCGTCGAGATTGAAGTAACACCAAAAGACTTCGGCCGTATCGCTGCGCAAACAGCTAAGCAGGTGGTCACGCAACGTGTGCGTGAAGCTGAAAGAGGCATCATTTATTCTGACTTCATTGATCGTGAAGAAGACATCATGACAGGGATTGTGCAACGCCAAGACCATCGCTTCATTTATGTGGATTTAGGCAAGGTTGAAGCGCTTCTTCCTTTAAATGAACAAATGCCTAATGAAACCTACAAGCATAATGACCGCATCAAAGCGTTTATTACAAAAGTAGAAAAAACAACTAAAGGACCACAAATTTTAATCTCACGTACACACCCTGGCCTCTTAAAACGTTTATTTGAGCTTGAAGTGCCTGAGATTTATGATGGAACTGTGGAAATTAAATCCGTCTCTCGTGAAGCTGGTGATCGTTCTAAGATTGCTGTACATGCAGAGAATCCAGAAGTTGATCCAGTAGGCTCGTGTGTAGGGCCTCGCGGACAGCGTGTACAAACAATTGTAGATGAATTAAAGGGCGAGAAAATTGATATTGTCCGCTGGTCAGAAGATCCAGTTGAATATGTAGCTAATGCACTTAGCCCATCTAAGGTTGTCAAAGTAAACGTGAATGAAGAAGAAAAGATGACTCAGGTTATTGTACCGGATTATCAACTATCACTAGCAATCGGCAAGCGCGGACAAAATGCACGCTTAGCAGCTAAACTGACAGGCTGGAAGATTGATATTAAGAGTGAGTCAGAAGCAAGGGAGTTAGGTCTTTTAAATGAGGAAGACAATTCTGCTTCTGAATATGAAGACCCAGCAAGTGAAGAAGCATTTGTTCCTGATGTAGAAGATTACAACGAAGAGTAA
- the rpsO gene encoding 30S ribosomal protein S15, giving the protein MALTQERKNELIAEFKTHDTDTGSPEVQVAILTEQINTLNEHLRTHKKDHHSRRGLLKMVGQRRNLLTYLRNKDVTRYRNLVDKLGLRR; this is encoded by the coding sequence ATGGCATTAACACAAGAGCGCAAGAACGAGCTAATTGCTGAGTTCAAAACTCATGATACTGACACTGGTTCTCCAGAGGTTCAAGTAGCTATCCTTACTGAGCAAATCAACACATTAAACGAGCACTTACGTACTCACAAGAAGGATCACCATTCACGTCGTGGTCTTTTAAAGATGGTTGGTCAACGTCGTAACTTGTTAACGTACCTACGTAACAAAGATGTTACACGTTACCGTAACCTTGTTGACAAGCTTGGCTTACGTCGATAA
- the rbfA gene encoding 30S ribosome-binding factor RbfA, with protein MSNVRAHRVGEQMKKELSDIIMRELKDPRISFVTITGVDVTGDLQQAKVFITVLGDDAQKESTLKGLSKAKGFIRSEIGKRIRLRKTPEITFEFDESIEYGNRIETLINDLNK; from the coding sequence ATGAGTAACGTTCGAGCACATCGTGTAGGAGAACAAATGAAAAAAGAGCTAAGTGATATTATTATGCGGGAGTTGAAAGATCCTCGTATCAGTTTTGTCACAATTACTGGGGTAGATGTAACAGGCGACCTGCAGCAAGCGAAAGTATTCATTACCGTTCTTGGAGACGATGCGCAAAAAGAATCCACATTAAAAGGACTTTCAAAAGCAAAAGGATTTATTCGTTCGGAGATTGGAAAGAGAATCCGCCTGCGTAAAACACCAGAAATTACGTTTGAATTTGATGAGTCCATCGAATACGGAAATCGAATTGAAACATTGATTAATGATTTAAACAAATAA
- a CDS encoding YlxQ family RNA-binding protein, which yields MTSKQPKWISLLGLCARARQLVTGEELVIKDVRSRSVRLVLLSNDAAEQTKKKILDKCGYYSIPVRIVSDRTTLGNAIGKAERVVVGIKDPGFAKKMTALLDQ from the coding sequence ATGACGTCAAAGCAGCCGAAGTGGATTTCACTTCTTGGGCTATGCGCTCGTGCAAGGCAGTTAGTAACTGGGGAAGAGCTCGTCATTAAAGATGTACGCAGCCGGTCAGTAAGGCTGGTACTGCTCTCAAATGATGCAGCTGAACAGACAAAGAAAAAGATATTGGACAAATGTGGCTATTATTCAATTCCTGTTCGAATTGTGAGCGATCGAACTACACTTGGAAATGCGATCGGTAAGGCAGAACGAGTGGTAGTAGGGATAAAAGATCCAGGATTCGCTAAGAAAATGACCGCATTATTGGACCAATAA
- the rimP gene encoding ribosome maturation factor RimP, which translates to MSKKVTDIVAELVTPLLDELNLELVDVEFKKEGPNWFLRVFIDSDTGVDLEDCGKVSEQLSEKLDEMDPIPQAYFLEVSSPGAERPLKKVKDLEKAVGKNVHVTTYEPVDGEKAFEGMLQSFDGEVLTIEVKIKTRKKSYEIPYDKVANARLAIIF; encoded by the coding sequence TTGAGTAAGAAAGTAACGGACATCGTAGCAGAATTAGTGACACCGCTATTGGACGAGCTAAACTTAGAGCTAGTAGATGTTGAATTTAAAAAGGAAGGACCTAACTGGTTTCTTAGAGTCTTTATTGATTCAGATACAGGTGTTGATTTAGAGGATTGCGGGAAAGTAAGTGAACAATTAAGCGAAAAACTTGATGAAATGGATCCAATTCCACAAGCTTATTTCCTTGAAGTATCTTCTCCTGGGGCTGAGAGACCTTTAAAGAAAGTTAAAGATCTTGAAAAAGCAGTTGGGAAAAATGTTCATGTTACTACGTACGAACCAGTTGATGGAGAAAAGGCATTCGAAGGGATGCTTCAATCTTTTGACGGCGAAGTATTAACTATTGAAGTGAAAATAAAAACACGGAAGAAATCATATGAAATTCCGTACGATAAGGTAGCAAACGCTCGTTTAGCTATTATTTTCTAA